Sequence from the Hamadaea flava genome:
CACGGTCTTCCACTCCGCGCGCTGGCGGCACGACCACGACCTGTCCGGCAAGCGGGTGGCGGTCATCGGCACCGGCGCGTCGGCGATCCAGTTCGTCCCACGCATCCAGCCCGAGGTCGCGAAACTGTCGCTGTTCCAGCGCACGCCGGCCTGGATCATGCCGCGCCTGACCCGCCGGATCAGCCGCGTCGAGCGCCTGATCTACCGGCACGTCCCCGGCGCGCAGCGGCTCGCGCGCCTGGGCATCTACTCGGTCCGCGACGCGATGGGCGTCGGCTTCCTGCACCCGCGCGTCAACCGGCTCGCGTCCCGCCTCTCGCTGCGCACGCTCCGCCGTCAGGTCCGCGATCCGCAACTCCGCGACAAGATCACGCCACGGTACGCGATGGGCTGCAAACGAGTCCTGATATCCAATGACTACTGGCCGACGCTGACCAAGCCGAACGTCGACGTCGTGACGTCGGGCATCGCCCGGATCACGGCGAGCGGCCTGATCACGGCGGACGGCATGGAGCATCCGGCCGACACGATCATCCTGGGCACCGGGTTCCACGTCACCGACTCGCCGATCATGCGGCACATCCGCGGGGCGGACGGCCGAGCGCTGAGCGAGGCCTGGACGCCGAGCATGTACGCGTACCGGGGGACAACGGTGCCCGGCTTCCCGAACTTGTTCTTCCTGCTCGGCCCCAACACCGGACTCGGGCACACCTCGGTCGTGCTGATGATCGAGTCGCAGCTCAACCTCGTGGTCAAGGCGCTCAAACACATGCGGGCGCGGGGCCTGACCGCGATCGAGCCGACCCCGGCGGCGCAGCGCGACTGGTCGGCCACGATCGCGAAGAAGATGCGCGGCACCGTCTGGGAGACCGGCTGTTCGAGCTGGTACCTCGACGCGACCGGGCGCAACACCACCATCTGGCCCGGCTTCGCGACCAGCTTCCGATGGCGTACGCGGCATTTCCGGGCCGCGGACTATGTCGCACCGAGCGCAGTGAAGGAGCACGCCGATGCGCTATGACCTGGCGGGCAAGACCGTTCTCATCACCGGCGCGGCCCGCGGCATCGGCGCCGAGGTGGCCCGGCTCGCTGCCGCCCGGGGCGCGAAAGTCGCCCTGGTGGGTCTCGAACCGGCGCTGTTGGGCGACGTCGCCGCGGAGGTCGGCGGTTTCGCGTACGCCGCCGACGTCACCGACCAGTCCGCGTTGGACAGTGCGGTGGCGGCCACGGTGGACCACTTCGGGCGGCTCGACGTCGTCGTGGCCAATGCCGGGATCGCGAACCTCGGCACCGTCGCGACCGGCCCGATCGACGCGCTCGTGCGTACGGTCGAGGTGAATCTCGTCGGAGCGATGCGGACGGTCGCCGCCGCTCTCCCCCACGTCGCCGAGGCGAAGGGGCACGTCCTGATCGTGTCGTCGGCCGCGGCGTTCACGGCGATGCCCGGCATGGCGGCGTACTGCGCGTCGAAGGCGGGTGTGGAGCAGTTCGGCAACGTGCTCCGGCTGGAGGCGTACCACCGGGGCGTCACGGTCGGCACCTGCCATCCGATCTGGATCGACACCGACCTCGTCCGCGACATCCGCGACGACCTCGCCTCGTTCCGGTACGCCCAGAAGCGGCTGCCGTGGCCGCTGAACAGCGTCATCTCGGTCGAGCAGTGCGCGGAGTCGATCGTGCGTGGCATCGAACGCCGTAAGCGCAAGGTATACGTCCCCCGGTCGATGGCGCTGGTGCAGGCGCTGCGCCCGATCGTGCTGTCGGGCTTCGCGGACCGCGTGATCCGAGCCGGGGGCGCCGGCCGACTGGTCGGCCAGATGGAGGAAGAGGTCCGGGGTTTGGGCCGGGCCTTCGGCAAGACGTCGGTAGGGACGCCGCCTGCGGAGGCGTCCCTACCGGCACCTGAGCGGGCGGGAGCGGACGCGTGAAGGTCAACCACAAGCGGGCCGGCACCGGGCCGACCCTCGTGCTCGTGCACGGCATCGGCCACCGGCACCAGGCCTGGGAACCCGTCTTCGACGCGCTCGCCGCCCACCACGACGTCATCGCGTTGGACCTGCCGGGGTTCGGCGCGTCCCCCGTCCCTGACGGCGGCATGCCCCGGAGCATGACCGCCACCGTCGAGGCGATGATCGCGACGTTCGACGAATGGGGGCTGGACCGGCCGCACGTGGCCGGATACAGCCTCGGTGGGGCGATCAGCCTGGAACTGGCCGCGGCGGGAGCGGTCGCGTCAGCGACCGCGTTCTCGCCCGCCGGGTTCTTCACCGAAGCCGAGCGCCGCCGCGCGCTGCGCATTCTCACGACGCTCCGCGTGACGACGTTCGCCCCGACTCCCCTGGTCCGTCTGACGTGCGGGCGACCGGCGTTGCGCGCCACGTCGTTCGGCTCGCTGATGGCGTACCCGGGGAATCTGGACAACGACCGGGCCCTCGGGGACGCCCTGGCGCTGCGGCGCGGCAAAGGTTTCCGGGCGGTGGCGCGGGCGTCGAAGGGCTACCGGTTCGACGCGCCGAGACTCGACGGTGCGATCCCGGTCGCGATCGGCTGGGGCGAGCACGACCGGATCTTCGGCGTGCACATGGCCGACCGCGCCCGCGCGGAGATCCCGGCCGCCCGCGTCGTCCGCCTCGCCGGGTGCGGGCACGTCCCGATGAGCGACGACCCGGCCGCCGTCACCGACCTGATCCTGCAGACCACCGGAGCCCGCGCCCAGCTCGCCTGATCAGATCTCCACCGGAAAGGTCGCCAGGGTGACGATCGCGGCCACGAGCGCGACGACGGCGAGCCCGGCCAACGCGAACCGCGTACGCGCGACTCGGGCCCGGCCGGCGACCCCCGCGAAGAACAACACCAGCGCGAAGATGACCGCGGTCAGCACGTAGTTGTCCCCGCGTTGGTTGGCGCTCTGCGCCTCGTGCGCCAGCGCGTCCGCCTGGGCGTTCAGGTCCGCGGCCCGGTCCTCGTCCGGCAACTGGTACGCGTCGAGGTCGAACGGGGTGGCCGGGGCGTTCGGGTTCACCAGCGGCTTGGTCGCCACCCACGCCTTGATCACGGGTTCGAAGCCGGGCCGGAACCGCTCGTAGAGAAAACCGGACAACGTTCCCGGAGTGGGCGTGTAGTCACCTGATGGACGCGTGATCTTTCCGGCGAGCAAGTCCTGATTGAGCGCCTCCAGCCAGGACGTGAAGTTGACGGCGTCGCGGATGCGCTGCTGGCCGGCTCGGTTGGCGGCCCGGCCCGCTTCGGCCCGCACCGCGCCGGCCTCGGCGTACGCGTTGGCCTGGACGCCGCCCCACTTCGTGCTCTCGAACCCGGCCCAGGCGGTGCCGACCGCCGCGAGCGCCATCACGACGGTCAACACCAGGTCGAGCCGATGACCTGGCTCCGCCTCGTCCTCCACATCGGCTGTAACTGCCGAAACGGATCAGAGGGTGCGCATCTTCGGCAGCGGGGAGAAGAACAGCCAGCCGACGGCGAGCACGCCGCCGATCGCGCTGACCCACAACGTCGTATGCACGCCGAGCAGCGTGCCGAGGGTGCCGCCGAGCACCGCCCCGATCGGCCGGATGCCGTAGTTGACCGTGCGGTGCGCGCCGGAGACCCGGGCCCGCAGTTCGTCCGGGACGGCGGCGGTCTGGATCGACCCGCTGCAGATGTCGAGGATCATCACGCCCGCGCCGGAGAGGAACTCGGCCGCGGTCAGGATGACCAGTACGGTCAGGCGGCTGCCGGACGCCGCCGGCATCAGCAGCAGCGGCGCGGGGAACAGGACGTAGCCGAGGATGAGCGCCGGGCCGACCCCGATCCGCTGGGCCAACCGGCTCGCCACCGCCGCGCCGAGGAGCGCGCCGATCGACGCGATGCCCAGCACGAGCCCCAGTACACCCGGCGAGATGCCCAAC
This genomic interval carries:
- a CDS encoding flavin-containing monooxygenase, whose product is MTQHVDIAIVGAGFGGLGAAIRLSKAGFGDLLVFDDGDDVGGTWRDNTYPGCACDVPSHLYSFSFASNPDWSNTFSGQAEIWAYLRGCVERFGLRERIRTGHRVTDAAWDGTRWVITTSRGEYTARVLVAAAGPLSDPAIPDIPGIGDFEGTVFHSARWRHDHDLSGKRVAVIGTGASAIQFVPRIQPEVAKLSLFQRTPAWIMPRLTRRISRVERLIYRHVPGAQRLARLGIYSVRDAMGVGFLHPRVNRLASRLSLRTLRRQVRDPQLRDKITPRYAMGCKRVLISNDYWPTLTKPNVDVVTSGIARITASGLITADGMEHPADTIILGTGFHVTDSPIMRHIRGADGRALSEAWTPSMYAYRGTTVPGFPNLFFLLGPNTGLGHTSVVLMIESQLNLVVKALKHMRARGLTAIEPTPAAQRDWSATIAKKMRGTVWETGCSSWYLDATGRNTTIWPGFATSFRWRTRHFRAADYVAPSAVKEHADAL
- a CDS encoding SDR family oxidoreductase — encoded protein: MRYDLAGKTVLITGAARGIGAEVARLAAARGAKVALVGLEPALLGDVAAEVGGFAYAADVTDQSALDSAVAATVDHFGRLDVVVANAGIANLGTVATGPIDALVRTVEVNLVGAMRTVAAALPHVAEAKGHVLIVSSAAAFTAMPGMAAYCASKAGVEQFGNVLRLEAYHRGVTVGTCHPIWIDTDLVRDIRDDLASFRYAQKRLPWPLNSVISVEQCAESIVRGIERRKRKVYVPRSMALVQALRPIVLSGFADRVIRAGGAGRLVGQMEEEVRGLGRAFGKTSVGTPPAEASLPAPERAGADA
- a CDS encoding alpha/beta fold hydrolase, translated to MKVNHKRAGTGPTLVLVHGIGHRHQAWEPVFDALAAHHDVIALDLPGFGASPVPDGGMPRSMTATVEAMIATFDEWGLDRPHVAGYSLGGAISLELAAAGAVASATAFSPAGFFTEAERRRALRILTTLRVTTFAPTPLVRLTCGRPALRATSFGSLMAYPGNLDNDRALGDALALRRGKGFRAVARASKGYRFDAPRLDGAIPVAIGWGEHDRIFGVHMADRARAEIPAARVVRLAGCGHVPMSDDPAAVTDLILQTTGARAQLA